One Thalassospira marina DNA window includes the following coding sequences:
- a CDS encoding TonB-dependent receptor domain-containing protein, producing MPQHLLPLLFTTHLPLQRWIRTTLLTGVSIAAFPCVSLAQDNGSENSAAAKLDPITITADREAENAPLPGGVTIDQEALDAIAPRSLKDVFSGDAAVNVGGASPVTQKTYVQGIEDTKLNVTIDGTRQNNSNYHHLGTTIMDPGMLKQVDVETGVAPADGGPGALGGSIAYETRDARDIVEPGRTFGGYGKIAYDTNSQGLSEWLTIAGRSDSVEALAYLQNNNTNNYRDGNGDKVPGTANGSENGLGKFAFNGRDGERFEAFASHLEDEGVRPARPNFGALTGGQNPQWISYKKTAMGVSYVDEIPNGQLDPEVSLNYSKSELDVPRLQSGPNYFHNQSEVETINGKVANNFDVGMGKVNTGIDFYHDEATGTHDNGARAGTYKEKSTNIGLFSQARLNLTDRWRTSFGGRFDRQWFTGIDGTEFDEQGLSANANTEYDILPNTTLYGGAGTAFGGLPIGESAIYNFTGVWDYSNFAPSRSFNYKAGSRVTFDRLTLDGNVFYNRIERSHDLSSVDRQTTADLVTRGINLSGTYQFDTAYIRTTYSHTIVRADGAPPVSTASAWQGVLLGDIITLDAGKEWRDLGLRAGMSSELALRNDDPKKYGEQPIDTYFVANLYGEWTPEMLSNAVTLRIDANNIFDRAYSNRTTTGYDSIRTEPYLDPGRSFILSAKVTF from the coding sequence ATGCCGCAGCACCTGCTACCGTTGCTGTTTACCACTCATCTGCCCCTGCAGCGCTGGATCCGCACCACGCTTTTGACCGGGGTCAGCATTGCCGCCTTTCCCTGTGTCAGCCTGGCGCAGGACAACGGCAGTGAAAACAGCGCTGCGGCCAAACTGGACCCGATCACCATTACGGCGGACCGCGAAGCAGAAAATGCGCCCCTGCCCGGTGGCGTCACCATTGACCAGGAAGCATTGGATGCCATTGCCCCGCGCAGCCTGAAAGATGTGTTTTCCGGTGATGCGGCAGTCAATGTTGGCGGGGCATCGCCAGTCACACAAAAAACCTATGTGCAGGGCATTGAAGATACGAAACTGAACGTCACCATCGATGGCACCCGGCAGAACAATTCAAACTACCATCATCTGGGCACCACCATCATGGATCCCGGCATGTTAAAGCAGGTGGATGTTGAAACCGGTGTCGCCCCGGCAGACGGCGGCCCGGGGGCACTGGGCGGTTCCATTGCCTATGAAACCCGCGATGCCCGCGACATTGTTGAACCCGGTCGCACCTTTGGCGGATATGGCAAAATCGCCTATGACACCAATTCACAGGGACTAAGCGAATGGCTGACCATTGCCGGGCGCAGCGACAGTGTCGAGGCACTGGCCTATCTGCAAAATAACAACACCAATAATTACCGCGATGGCAATGGCGACAAGGTGCCTGGTACCGCCAATGGCAGCGAAAATGGCCTGGGGAAATTTGCCTTTAATGGCCGTGACGGCGAACGGTTCGAAGCCTTTGCCAGCCATTTGGAAGACGAAGGTGTGCGCCCGGCCCGGCCCAATTTTGGTGCCCTGACCGGCGGCCAGAACCCGCAATGGATTTCGTATAAGAAAACAGCGATGGGTGTTTCATATGTGGATGAAATACCAAATGGGCAGTTGGACCCGGAAGTGTCGCTGAATTACAGCAAATCCGAACTGGATGTGCCCCGCCTGCAAAGCGGCCCCAACTATTTTCATAACCAGTCCGAAGTCGAAACCATCAATGGCAAGGTTGCCAATAACTTTGACGTTGGCATGGGCAAGGTAAATACCGGGATTGATTTTTACCACGATGAAGCCACCGGCACCCATGACAATGGTGCGCGTGCTGGCACCTATAAGGAAAAATCGACCAATATCGGCCTGTTTTCGCAAGCCCGCCTGAACCTGACGGATCGCTGGCGCACATCCTTTGGCGGGCGGTTTGACCGGCAGTGGTTTACCGGCATTGATGGCACCGAATTTGATGAACAGGGCCTGTCTGCCAACGCCAATACCGAATATGACATTTTGCCAAACACCACCCTTTATGGCGGTGCAGGCACGGCTTTTGGCGGCCTGCCCATTGGGGAATCGGCGATCTATAATTTCACCGGTGTCTGGGATTACAGCAATTTCGCCCCATCGCGGTCATTTAACTACAAGGCTGGTTCCCGCGTTACGTTTGACCGGTTAACGCTGGACGGCAACGTATTTTACAACCGCATTGAACGGTCCCACGACCTGTCATCGGTTGACCGGCAAACAACGGCCGATCTGGTAACGCGCGGCATCAATCTTTCGGGCACCTATCAGTTCGATACGGCCTATATCCGCACCACATACAGCCACACCATTGTCCGGGCCGACGGTGCGCCGCCCGTTAGCACAGCATCGGCATGGCAAGGTGTTTTGCTGGGCGACATTATTACCCTTGATGCTGGTAAGGAATGGCGGGATCTGGGCCTGCGCGCCGGTATGTCATCCGAACTGGCACTGCGCAATGACGACCCCAAAAAATACGGCGAACAGCCCATCGATACCTATTTCGTCGCCAATCTTTACGGCGAATGGACACCTGAAATGCTGTCAAACGCGGTAACGCTGCGCATTGATGCCAATAACATCTTTGATCGCGCTTACAGCAACCGCACCACAACCGGTTACGACAGCATCCGTACCGAACCTTACCTTGATCCGGGGCGAAGCTTCATCCTTTCAGCGAAGGTTACCTTCTAA
- a CDS encoding ABC transporter substrate-binding protein, which yields MKKLIKSLAHIAIITATATFGTQTVLAAEPAQKQVTLTDVAGHDVTVNVPVKYMILGEGRFLPSIGILDPENPVRWIAGMMGEFKRLDPASYAQYQAKFPAIDDIALIGSSGEESFNLEKAISLHPDVAVFGITGGHGPSAENKQIFDTLAAANIPVVAIDFRQDPLVNAPKSVRILGTLMGKEDQAEKFLEFYDQGLATVHDRLATTTERPGVFMESRVGLAQECCEAMGQQMMGRFIDWAGGKNVFGDIIPGTHGTVTIEQLLVTQPDYYIATAIGAANVKDNGNRVILGAMATPDDAAKSLQHITGRTGMAQLSAIQNDHLFSIWHHFYNTPMNVAAVQQMAKWFHPDLFADLDPNQTLQTYFDQFQAVDLNGVYWTDTKAGTTPQ from the coding sequence ATGAAAAAGCTGATCAAATCCCTGGCACATATTGCCATTATCACCGCAACGGCCACATTTGGCACCCAAACCGTCCTTGCGGCCGAACCCGCGCAAAAACAGGTCACCCTGACCGATGTTGCCGGCCACGACGTAACCGTGAATGTCCCGGTGAAATACATGATCCTGGGGGAAGGCCGGTTTCTGCCCAGTATCGGCATTTTGGACCCGGAAAACCCTGTTCGCTGGATTGCCGGTATGATGGGTGAATTCAAACGCCTGGATCCGGCAAGCTATGCCCAATATCAGGCGAAATTCCCCGCCATTGACGATATCGCGTTAATTGGCAGCAGCGGCGAAGAATCCTTTAATCTTGAAAAGGCGATTTCGCTGCATCCCGATGTGGCCGTTTTTGGCATTACCGGCGGGCATGGCCCCAGCGCCGAAAACAAACAGATTTTCGATACCCTGGCAGCCGCCAATATCCCCGTCGTCGCCATTGATTTTCGCCAGGACCCGCTGGTTAACGCCCCCAAAAGTGTGCGTATTCTGGGCACCCTGATGGGCAAGGAAGACCAGGCGGAAAAATTCCTGGAATTTTATGATCAAGGCCTGGCAACAGTACATGACCGGTTGGCAACAACCACCGAACGCCCCGGTGTGTTTATGGAAAGCCGTGTTGGCCTGGCACAGGAATGTTGCGAGGCAATGGGCCAGCAGATGATGGGCCGTTTCATTGACTGGGCCGGGGGCAAAAACGTGTTTGGCGATATCATCCCCGGCACACATGGCACGGTTACAATCGAACAGTTGCTGGTGACCCAGCCCGACTATTACATTGCAACGGCAATCGGCGCGGCCAATGTCAAAGACAATGGCAATCGCGTGATACTGGGGGCCATGGCAACACCCGATGATGCCGCAAAATCATTGCAGCACATAACCGGGCGTACCGGCATGGCGCAGCTTTCGGCCATTCAAAATGACCACCTGTTTTCGATCTGGCATCATTTTTACAACACACCAATGAATGTTGCCGCAGTCCAGCAAATGGCGAAATGGTTCCATCCCGACCTGTTTGCCGACCTGGACCCGAACCAGACATTGCAAACCTATTTTGACCAGTTTCAGGCGGTTGATCTGAACGGGGTTTATTGGACCGACACCAAAGCCGGAACCACGCCCCAATGA
- a CDS encoding FecCD family ABC transporter permease: MNHPTPKDVAANGNVQHDDMNISQTAIDAVTTPQSDHSLAGQYRRFILRRILWLSVLAIALFASVIVNIMTGPALLTVGQVIGGIIDPASLDAATHVIIFDVRLPFALMAVVIGAALGLAGAEMQTVLNNPLASPSTLGIMHAATLGASLAIVFNLTFGLPESFVIPISAFAGAILAMAAIQFLSRAYGASVDTIVLFGIALVFALDALVSLIQFAASSDSLQQIVFWTMGSLARASWEKIAIVSVVLCTCMPLAMRHVWKMTALRGGEDYARSFGVAVERLRLLVLIRVSILTAVAVAFTGVIGFVGLVGPHISRLAFGEDHRFYIPGSVLAGAFILSMASLVSKHIVPGILIPDGIVTALIGIPLFLALLLSQKRRG, encoded by the coding sequence ATGAACCACCCCACCCCAAAGGACGTTGCCGCGAATGGCAACGTCCAACATGATGATATGAATATCAGCCAGACCGCCATTGACGCAGTGACAACCCCGCAAAGCGACCACAGCCTTGCCGGGCAATATCGCCGTTTTATTTTGCGCCGGATTTTATGGTTGTCGGTGCTGGCTATCGCACTTTTTGCGTCGGTTATCGTCAATATCATGACCGGCCCTGCCCTGCTGACTGTTGGGCAGGTTATTGGCGGCATTATTGACCCGGCATCGCTGGATGCTGCCACGCATGTCATTATTTTTGATGTGCGCCTGCCATTTGCCCTGATGGCGGTTGTGATTGGTGCGGCCCTGGGCCTTGCCGGGGCGGAAATGCAAACGGTGCTGAATAATCCACTGGCAAGCCCGTCCACACTGGGCATCATGCATGCTGCCACACTGGGGGCGTCGCTGGCGATTGTCTTTAACCTGACCTTTGGCCTGCCGGAAAGCTTCGTGATCCCGATCAGTGCCTTTGCCGGGGCAATCCTTGCGATGGCGGCCATCCAGTTTCTATCGCGGGCCTATGGTGCAAGTGTTGATACGATTGTGCTGTTTGGCATTGCACTGGTTTTTGCCCTTGATGCGCTGGTATCCCTTATTCAGTTTGCGGCCAGTTCCGATAGCCTGCAGCAGATTGTATTTTGGACAATGGGCAGCCTTGCCCGCGCCAGTTGGGAAAAAATCGCCATTGTTTCGGTGGTTTTATGCACCTGCATGCCGCTTGCCATGCGCCATGTCTGGAAGATGACGGCACTTCGCGGCGGCGAAGATTACGCGCGGAGCTTTGGCGTTGCCGTTGAACGGCTGCGTCTGCTGGTTCTGATACGTGTCAGCATCCTTACCGCTGTTGCCGTTGCCTTTACCGGCGTGATCGGCTTTGTCGGGCTGGTCGGGCCGCATATATCGCGCCTGGCCTTTGGCGAAGATCACCGTTTTTACATTCCGGGCAGCGTCCTTGCCGGTGCCTTTATTTTGTCGATGGCATCGCTGGTCAGCAAACATATCGTGCCGGGTATCCTGATCCCCGACGGGATTGTGACCGCGCTGATCGGTATTCCGCTGTTTCTGGCATTGCTGCTGTCGCAAAAAAGGCGGGGATGA
- a CDS encoding ABC transporter ATP-binding protein, which produces MTELVIKNLSISYGSKNILSDINIPAFAPGSMVGVLGPNGVGKSSFLRALAGLNKYHGSATLNGLELGTMAHQDRARQVGYLPQTLPQGTSLVAYEAVISACRAVRPDLSHPQAQKLAETTFNELGITKLAFQPLHQMSGGQRQMVGLAQVIVRAPAIMLLDEPTSALDLRWQLQVLDVVRRIARQQQGLALMALHDINLALRHCDYVVLFGNGRVLACDDVSRVMTVDHLKTAYQVDGRIEQCSQGTPFVIVDRLSPTPHHHRE; this is translated from the coding sequence ATGACCGAATTAGTGATCAAAAATCTGTCCATATCCTATGGCAGCAAAAATATCCTGTCAGACATCAATATCCCGGCCTTTGCACCGGGCAGCATGGTGGGTGTGCTGGGGCCAAATGGCGTTGGCAAATCAAGCTTCCTGCGCGCGCTGGCCGGGCTTAACAAATATCATGGTTCAGCCACGCTTAATGGCCTTGAGCTTGGGACAATGGCCCATCAGGACCGTGCAAGGCAGGTTGGCTATCTGCCGCAAACCCTGCCCCAAGGCACCAGCCTTGTCGCCTATGAGGCGGTTATTTCCGCCTGCCGTGCGGTAAGGCCGGACCTTAGCCACCCGCAGGCCCAAAAACTGGCGGAAACAACCTTTAACGAACTGGGCATCACCAAACTTGCCTTTCAGCCCTTGCATCAAATGTCGGGCGGGCAGCGGCAAATGGTGGGGCTGGCACAGGTGATTGTTCGTGCACCGGCGATCATGCTGCTTGATGAACCCACAAGTGCGCTTGATCTGCGCTGGCAGTTGCAGGTGCTTGATGTTGTCAGGCGGATCGCCCGGCAGCAACAGGGCCTTGCCCTGATGGCGTTACACGATATCAACCTTGCCCTACGTCATTGCGATTATGTGGTGCTGTTTGGCAATGGCCGTGTGCTGGCCTGTGATGATGTCAGCCGTGTTATGACGGTTGATCATCTTAAAACCGCCTATCAGGTTGATGGCCGTATCGAACAATGTTCGCAAGGCACACCCTTTGTCATTGTTGATCGCCTTTCCCCCACCCCCCATCACCATCGGGAATGA
- a CDS encoding DUF2218 domain-containing protein, with protein MFHTKGTVKTAHAAKYLQQLCKHFAHKVEVSYSMTEADVAFPMGPCKMRATDDELQFHASALKAEGIERIKGIIINHLDRFAWRETISYDWQDFNDAD; from the coding sequence ATGTTTCACACCAAAGGAACGGTCAAAACGGCCCATGCCGCCAAATACCTGCAACAGCTTTGCAAGCATTTCGCCCACAAGGTTGAGGTTTCCTATTCCATGACCGAAGCCGATGTCGCCTTCCCTATGGGGCCATGCAAAATGCGGGCGACCGATGATGAGCTGCAATTTCACGCAAGCGCGCTAAAGGCCGAGGGGATTGAACGGATCAAAGGCATTATCATCAATCATCTGGACCGTTTCGCCTGGCGCGAAACCATCTCCTATGACTGGCAGGATTTTAACGACGCGGATTAA
- a CDS encoding energy transducer TonB, which translates to MSKRTDFLIATALTGAVLAGGVVLATPVPQPSGWGGMGAVQSVSISLGDGRATSGEDSEPEESANSDVDSRQGVEEAEKAPELSEPEPAPEPEVEPEPEIVPEPVIEPEPEPEPEPEVIPEPEPEPVIEPEPVPEPEPVPEVKPEPVPEPVKEPEVKPEPKPELAEIVPPKVKPKPPVKPKPKPEPKPEPVAKPKPQPAPAAPEAVTKPVTDTAPTQGGAFNSQKSDGTTGTKTHSQAASAASGSGGGLALSQAKFVDYQSSVIQTIMRYQEYPSAARRRGIEGRNTVLLVIERDGTVSTIKLVEGSGNRLLDRATEKLIERIKRFPPFPDDMEGPRVSFQVPLIYDLR; encoded by the coding sequence ATGTCGAAGCGAACGGACTTTCTGATTGCCACTGCATTGACAGGTGCGGTCCTGGCGGGCGGTGTTGTTTTGGCAACACCCGTGCCCCAGCCATCGGGTTGGGGCGGTATGGGGGCTGTGCAAAGTGTCAGCATTTCGCTGGGCGACGGCAGGGCAACCAGCGGCGAAGACAGCGAACCCGAAGAAAGTGCGAATTCCGATGTGGATAGCCGCCAGGGCGTGGAAGAGGCCGAAAAAGCCCCCGAGCTAAGCGAGCCCGAACCCGCACCGGAACCCGAAGTGGAGCCGGAACCGGAAATCGTTCCCGAACCTGTAATCGAACCAGAACCTGAGCCAGAGCCAGAGCCGGAAGTTATCCCGGAACCTGAACCAGAGCCAGTGATAGAACCGGAACCCGTACCAGAGCCGGAGCCGGTCCCTGAAGTTAAACCAGAGCCGGTGCCCGAACCGGTGAAAGAACCGGAAGTCAAACCGGAGCCAAAGCCGGAACTGGCAGAAATTGTGCCGCCGAAGGTAAAGCCAAAGCCGCCGGTTAAACCCAAGCCAAAGCCAGAGCCAAAACCGGAACCGGTGGCAAAGCCCAAGCCCCAGCCAGCCCCGGCCGCACCAGAGGCCGTAACAAAACCGGTCACTGATACGGCCCCGACACAGGGTGGTGCGTTTAATTCCCAGAAATCCGATGGCACAACGGGGACAAAAACCCACAGCCAGGCGGCCAGTGCAGCATCGGGTAGCGGGGGCGGTTTGGCCCTTAGCCAGGCGAAATTTGTTGATTACCAGTCATCGGTGATCCAGACGATTATGCGCTATCAGGAATATCCGTCGGCAGCACGCCGGCGTGGGATTGAGGGCCGCAATACTGTGCTGCTGGTGATTGAACGTGACGGCACGGTTTCGACCATCAAGCTGGTGGAAGGTAGTGGTAACCGGTTGCTGGACCGCGCAACGGAAAAGCTGATTGAACGTATCAAGCGTTTCCCGCCATTCCCGGACGATATGGAAGGCCCGCGTGTATCCTTCCAGGTGCCGCTGATTTACGATCTGCGTTAA
- a CDS encoding ExbD/TolR family protein, producing MKRRIQITDDTMGQEPMLPLINIVFLLLIFFMIAGSLQKLGPFDVNPPSSVDASERDDETVVLWVDKTGQLGVDDQHGALGEITTLLPEGFQDHPIEIRADRDTDGQMIVALLKRLQELHVDKVQLMTAVEAQN from the coding sequence ATGAAACGTCGCATTCAAATCACCGACGACACCATGGGCCAGGAACCCATGCTGCCATTGATCAATATCGTGTTCCTGCTGCTGATCTTTTTCATGATTGCAGGCAGCCTGCAAAAACTGGGGCCGTTTGATGTTAATCCGCCCTCCAGTGTTGATGCATCGGAACGCGATGATGAAACGGTAGTTCTGTGGGTTGATAAAACTGGCCAACTGGGTGTGGATGACCAGCACGGTGCGCTGGGTGAAATTACCACATTGCTGCCAGAAGGGTTTCAGGACCACCCGATTGAAATTCGGGCAGATCGCGATACCGACGGCCAGATGATTGTGGCATTGCTGAAACGCCTGCAGGAACTGCATGTCGACAAGGTGCAGCTGATGACTGCAGTAGAAGCGCAGAATTAA
- a CDS encoding ExbD/TolR family protein: MQLRSRYRSSSPVIGLTPLIDVVFILLVFFMLASSFLDWRGYEMSVTVQDKSTARKSDTSPAIVRIDGSGAITLNGDSTPLDKLAARITRDHAGAPVHLQPVNGAKLQSLVHVMDVLGRDGIKNVDLIEE; this comes from the coding sequence ATGCAGCTTCGTTCCCGTTATCGCAGTTCGTCGCCCGTCATCGGTCTGACGCCGCTGATTGATGTGGTGTTCATCCTGCTGGTGTTTTTCATGCTGGCATCAAGCTTCCTGGATTGGCGCGGCTATGAAATGTCGGTGACTGTGCAGGATAAATCCACTGCCAGAAAATCAGACACCAGCCCGGCCATTGTCCGCATTGATGGCAGCGGTGCCATTACCCTGAACGGCGATAGCACGCCGCTTGATAAACTGGCTGCGCGTATCACCCGTGACCATGCTGGCGCACCCGTGCATTTGCAGCCGGTTAATGGGGCAAAACTGCAAAGCCTGGTTCATGTCATGGATGTTTTAGGGCGTGATGGCATTAAAAACGTGGATTTGATTGAAGAATGA
- a CDS encoding MotA/TolQ/ExbB proton channel family protein — translation MPDNIVPAATDSAQSAASSVAGTADTVAQAAAGGVDPGTAQGAVDGVTGAAGADQMVDGALQGGTAIAHSGWVPDAIATLPVFDLIDRAGAVGWILAAMALIGLMLFFYKMVGFIRRGLFTDGFVPDLERHLVAGDDQQALTLLQRRRHPAAEIGRLGMSLPVGDGDSRESASDLIASRAHKEIDGLNGGLRLMSAIAVLSPLLGLLGTVMGMINAFQQMEGAGSRIDPSVLSGGIWLALLTTAIGLVVAIPATALHMWMQGIVNRAAAVTEEVCTLIINRGELAGRDSHAAANITRLRHAAE, via the coding sequence ATGCCAGACAATATTGTTCCCGCCGCCACCGACAGTGCGCAATCTGCTGCCTCAAGTGTTGCCGGAACCGCCGATACAGTGGCGCAGGCTGCTGCCGGGGGTGTGGACCCCGGAACGGCCCAGGGGGCTGTTGACGGCGTTACAGGGGCTGCTGGTGCTGATCAGATGGTGGATGGTGCGCTGCAGGGCGGTACTGCCATTGCCCATTCGGGGTGGGTGCCCGATGCCATTGCAACCCTGCCGGTTTTTGACCTGATCGACCGTGCTGGGGCCGTGGGCTGGATTTTGGCAGCCATGGCCCTTATCGGCCTGATGCTGTTTTTCTACAAAATGGTCGGTTTTATTCGCCGTGGCCTGTTCACCGATGGCTTTGTGCCCGATCTGGAACGTCACCTTGTTGCGGGCGATGACCAGCAGGCACTTACCCTGTTGCAGCGCCGCCGCCATCCGGCGGCGGAAATTGGCCGTTTGGGCATGTCGCTGCCCGTTGGGGATGGCGATAGCCGTGAATCGGCATCGGACCTGATTGCATCGCGCGCACACAAGGAAATTGATGGCCTTAACGGCGGTTTGCGTCTGATGTCGGCGATTGCGGTTCTCAGCCCGCTTTTGGGCCTGCTGGGAACGGTTATGGGCATGATTAATGCCTTCCAGCAAATGGAAGGCGCAGGCAGCCGTATTGATCCGTCTGTTCTTTCAGGTGGCATCTGGCTGGCATTGCTGACAACGGCAATCGGCCTTGTGGTGGCCATTCCGGCAACTGCACTTCACATGTGGATGCAGGGCATTGTGAATCGCGCAGCCGCCGTTACCGAAGAGGTCTGCACCCTGATTATCAATCGTGGGGAACTTGCAGGCCGTGACAGCCATGCTGCCGCCAATATTACCCGTCTGCGTCACGCTGCGGAATAA
- a CDS encoding peptidylprolyl isomerase, whose amino-acid sequence MSNGGIGAAQAQTTDAAALDPENTLYLDLKDGRVVIQLRPDLAPKTVERIKELVRSGFYDGLLFHRVIDGFMAQTGDPKGDGTGGSGTKLQAEFSDAHHVRGTVSMARAADPNSADSQFFICFAAAPHLDGQYTIWGQVVSGMEFVDNIKKGAPWANGRVADPDHIVKMQIAADAQ is encoded by the coding sequence ATGTCGAACGGTGGAATCGGCGCAGCACAGGCACAGACGACGGATGCCGCCGCGCTTGACCCTGAAAACACCCTTTACCTTGATCTCAAGGATGGTCGCGTCGTTATTCAGCTGCGCCCGGATCTGGCACCGAAAACTGTTGAACGAATCAAGGAACTGGTTCGCAGCGGTTTTTACGACGGGCTGTTGTTTCACCGCGTGATTGATGGTTTCATGGCCCAGACAGGTGACCCCAAAGGTGATGGCACCGGCGGTTCGGGCACCAAGCTGCAGGCTGAATTTTCTGATGCCCACCATGTGCGCGGCACTGTTTCCATGGCCCGTGCGGCCGATCCGAACAGCGCTGATTCGCAGTTCTTCATCTGCTTTGCCGCTGCACCGCATCTTGATGGTCAATATACCATCTGGGGTCAGGTGGTTTCGGGCATGGAATTTGTCGACAATATCAAGAAGGGCGCGCCCTGGGCCAATGGCCGCGTGGCCGACCCGGACCATATCGTGAAAATGCAGATCGCTGCTGACGCACAATAA
- the coaD gene encoding pantetheine-phosphate adenylyltransferase, translating into MVEKTIDPDRIGIYPGTFDPVTQGHMDIIRRATRIVDHLIVGVAINAGKGPMFSVEERCELVRESLKAAGGEVAARTEVKPFGSLLMHFAAENHSSVIIRGLRAVSDFEYEFQMAGMNARLAPNIETVFLMASDKQQFVSSRFVKEIARLGGSVTEFVPAPVLQALQQKLAQEKE; encoded by the coding sequence ATGGTAGAAAAAACAATCGATCCTGACCGTATCGGAATTTATCCGGGTACATTTGACCCTGTCACCCAGGGTCATATGGACATTATTCGCCGGGCGACCCGCATTGTGGATCATCTGATTGTCGGTGTGGCGATCAATGCGGGCAAAGGGCCGATGTTTTCGGTCGAGGAACGGTGTGAACTGGTACGCGAATCCCTGAAGGCAGCGGGCGGCGAGGTTGCCGCCCGGACCGAGGTCAAGCCTTTCGGGTCGCTTCTGATGCATTTTGCCGCAGAAAATCATTCATCCGTAATCATTCGCGGTTTGCGTGCTGTTTCGGATTTTGAATATGAATTCCAGATGGCTGGCATGAATGCCCGTCTGGCACCAAATATTGAAACCGTGTTTCTGATGGCGTCGGACAAACAGCAGTTTGTGTCGTCGCGTTTTGTCAAGGAAATCGCCCGGCTGGGTGGTTCCGTAACCGAATTTGTGCCAGCCCCTGTGTTGCAGGCTTTGCAGCAGAAACTGGCACAGGAAAAGGAATAG